A region of Allocoleopsis franciscana PCC 7113 DNA encodes the following proteins:
- a CDS encoding type II toxin-antitoxin system VapC family toxin: MKTVFADAGYWIAILNPADDLHVKAVSVSNALNSFGIVTSEMIFTEVLNSFSKRESVFKQALVQFVKQSIDNPKIEVVPQTSDLFHQSLNLYEQRADKAWSHTDCASFCIMQPRNILEALIHDRHFEQAGFIALLR; this comes from the coding sequence ATGAAAACAGTTTTTGCCGATGCGGGTTACTGGATTGCCATTCTCAATCCTGCCGATGACCTTCATGTTAAAGCAGTCAGTGTTTCCAATGCCCTCAATTCTTTTGGGATAGTGACCAGTGAAATGATATTCACTGAAGTATTGAATTCATTTTCTAAACGAGAGAGCGTTTTCAAACAAGCTTTGGTTCAATTCGTAAAGCAATCAATTGATAATCCTAAAATCGAAGTTGTTCCTCAGACCAGCGATTTATTTCATCAATCACTGAACCTTTACGAACAAAGAGCCGACAAAGCTTGGAGCCATACTGACTGTGCTTCATTTTGCATCATGCAGCCACGAAATATCCTTGAAGCCCTGATCCATGACAGACACTTTGAACAAGCTGGCTTCATTGCTCTACTTCGTTAA
- a CDS encoding phytoene desaturase, whose protein sequence is MKIVVIGSGFGGLSAAIRLQAQGHQVTIAEKRDKPGGRAYVYQQDGFTFDAGPTIITAPYLIHELFELSNRKTEDYLTLVPLDPFYNVRFEDGSVFHYNGDRNYLLEQIRQFNPADVEGYHRFYRASEQVFQKGLPLMTKPFSHFTDMLKVAPDMLQLQSFKSVAGFVNQYIQDERLRQVFSFHPLLIGGNPFQSTSVYAMIHKLEQAFGVWFAMGGTGALVQGLVQLFQELGGELRLNTEVAEILIEGKTKRATGVALKDGELLQADAVVSNADVALTYLNLVPAQFRRKYSDRYLQNLRYSMSLFVVYFGTNRRYNDMAHHEILMGPRYREWMVDLFDRKHLASDFSLYLHRPTATDPTLAPPGCDCWYVLAPVPNLDAATDWKEMAKPYRDAIMQYLEQHYLPDLSSHIVTEHHIDPVHFRDELNSYKGTAFSVEPTLFQSAWFRPHNISEDIPNLYCVGAGTHPGAGLPGVMSSGKIVAEMISRAG, encoded by the coding sequence ATGAAGATTGTTGTAATTGGCAGTGGCTTTGGTGGGCTATCGGCTGCCATCCGACTACAGGCACAGGGGCATCAAGTGACGATCGCAGAAAAACGGGATAAACCCGGTGGTCGTGCTTATGTCTATCAGCAGGATGGCTTCACCTTCGATGCTGGCCCCACCATTATTACCGCTCCCTACCTGATTCATGAACTGTTTGAATTGAGTAACCGCAAAACTGAGGATTACCTGACGCTGGTGCCGCTTGACCCGTTCTACAACGTGCGGTTTGAAGATGGCTCGGTATTTCACTATAACGGCGATCGCAATTACCTGCTCGAACAAATTCGGCAATTCAACCCGGCTGATGTGGAAGGCTACCATCGGTTTTACCGGGCATCTGAACAGGTGTTTCAAAAGGGATTACCCCTGATGACCAAGCCGTTTAGCCACTTCACCGATATGCTCAAAGTCGCTCCCGATATGCTGCAATTGCAATCCTTCAAATCAGTAGCAGGATTTGTAAATCAGTACATTCAGGATGAGCGATTACGGCAGGTGTTTAGCTTCCATCCCCTCCTGATTGGCGGCAATCCCTTTCAGAGTACGTCAGTCTACGCCATGATTCATAAACTGGAGCAGGCGTTCGGCGTCTGGTTTGCAATGGGCGGCACGGGCGCATTAGTGCAAGGTTTGGTGCAATTGTTTCAAGAGTTGGGTGGAGAATTACGGCTCAATACAGAAGTTGCAGAGATTTTGATTGAGGGTAAGACGAAACGAGCAACTGGGGTTGCACTCAAGGATGGCGAATTGCTCCAGGCAGATGCTGTTGTGAGTAATGCCGATGTTGCCCTGACCTATCTCAATTTGGTTCCAGCCCAGTTTCGCCGCAAATATAGTGATCGCTACCTGCAAAATCTGCGATATTCGATGTCACTGTTCGTCGTTTACTTTGGCACGAATCGGCGCTACAACGACATGGCGCACCATGAAATTTTGATGGGGCCACGCTACCGGGAGTGGATGGTGGATTTGTTCGATCGCAAGCACCTAGCATCAGACTTTTCGCTGTATCTTCATCGCCCTACTGCAACTGACCCCACCCTTGCGCCACCGGGTTGTGACTGCTGGTATGTGCTGGCTCCAGTTCCAAACCTGGATGCTGCAACAGATTGGAAAGAGATGGCGAAGCCCTACCGAGATGCGATCATGCAGTATCTAGAGCAGCACTATTTACCAGATTTGTCAAGTCATATTGTTACCGAACACCATATCGATCCAGTACATTTCCGGGATGAGTTAAATAGCTACAAAGGCACTGCATTTTCAGTGGAGCCTACTTTGTTCCAGTCTGCCTGGTTCCGTCCTCATAACATTAGCGAGGACATTCCAAATCTTTATTGTGTAGGAGCCGGAACCCACCCAGGAGCGGGATTACCAGGGGTTATGAGTTCAGGCAAGATTGTGGCAGAGATGATTAGCAGGGCTGGATGA